One window of Eubalaena glacialis isolate mEubGla1 chromosome Y, mEubGla1.1.hap2.+ XY, whole genome shotgun sequence genomic DNA carries:
- the LOC133082938 gene encoding mitochondrial import inner membrane translocase subunit Tim8 A-like — protein MYWVDDACYALLQMVMVWTPDCLVIAGLVGAGVDPSSSSSAAGLGSVDPQLQHFIEVETQKQRFQQLVHQMTELRWGKCVDKPGPKLDSRAEGCFVNCIERFIDTSQFILNRLEQTQKSKPVFSGSLSD, from the exons ATGTACTGGGTTGATGATGCTTGTTATGCGCTGCTTCAAATGGTGATGGTGTGGACGCCTGACTGCCTCGTGATTGCCGGCTTG GTCGGCGCTGGGGTGGAtccttcctcatcttcctccGCAGCAGGTTTGGGCTCGGTTGACCCGCAGCTGCAGCATTTCATCGAGGTAGAGACTCAGAAGCAGCGCTTCCAGCAGCTGGTGCACCAGATGACGGAACTTCGTTGGGGAAAGTGCGTGGACAAGCCTGGGCCAAAGTTGGACAGTCGGGCTGAGGGCTGTTTTGTGAACTGCATTGAGCGCTTCATTGATACAAGCCAATTCATCTTGAATCGACTGGAACAGACCCAGAAATCCAAGCCAGTCTTCTCAGGAAGCCTTTCTGACTGA